In one window of Pseudodesulfovibrio sediminis DNA:
- a CDS encoding tRNA (cytidine(34)-2'-O)-methyltransferase — protein MRIVLFEPEIPPNTGNIARLCAATKTPLHLIEPLGFSISDKHLKRAGLDYWPHVDVSVHPDFDDFLITVNPSRLVMASSKVETAYHNFEFQPDDAIVMGPETRGLTTAFMGDHPQVRIPIWGEVRSLNLSTATGILLFEALRQTGGIVEE, from the coding sequence ATGCGCATTGTTCTCTTTGAACCGGAAATTCCACCTAATACAGGCAACATCGCCAGATTATGCGCGGCAACGAAAACCCCGCTTCATCTCATCGAGCCTCTGGGTTTCTCCATATCCGACAAACACCTGAAACGAGCAGGGTTGGATTACTGGCCGCATGTGGACGTCTCCGTCCATCCCGATTTCGATGATTTTCTCATAACAGTGAATCCCAGCCGTCTGGTCATGGCCAGTTCCAAGGTTGAGACCGCATATCACAACTTCGAGTTTCAGCCCGACGATGCCATTGTCATGGGACCGGAGACGCGCGGGCTGACCACAGCTTTCATGGGAGACCACCCTCAGGTGCGCATTCCCATATGGGGAGAAGTCCGCAGTCTGAACCTATCTACCGCCACGGGAATACTGCTGTTTGAAGCCCTGCGTCAGACCGGGGGCATTGTGGAAGAATAA
- the rfbB gene encoding dTDP-glucose 4,6-dehydratase translates to MKLLVTGGCGFIGTNFIRLMLAKHPDWSIVNLDKLTYAGNRLNLMDLEESEDRYEFVQGDICEREKVMEILSGKSIDAVVNFAAESHVDRSINDPSPFVITNVGGAQNLMECARQAKIERFVHVSTDEVYGTLGATGKFTESTPMAPNSPYSASKAGADMMARAYFETYGFPILVTRCSNNYGPYQFPEKLIPLLFLNAKADKQLPVYGDGMNVRDWIYVDDHCLGVELTLTKGREGQAYNFGGNAEEPNITVVKTLLSLLGKPESLITYVTDRPGHDKRYAMDYSLAAAELGFAPTLNFADGLKKTLDWYEANTTWLEQVQSGEYRTFMDTWYEERD, encoded by the coding sequence ATGAAACTTCTTGTTACCGGCGGCTGCGGCTTTATCGGCACCAACTTCATCCGTCTCATGCTCGCCAAGCATCCGGATTGGTCCATAGTCAACCTGGACAAGCTCACCTACGCTGGCAACCGCCTCAACCTCATGGATCTGGAAGAAAGTGAAGACCGGTACGAATTCGTACAGGGTGATATCTGTGAGCGCGAGAAGGTCATGGAAATACTGTCCGGCAAATCCATTGATGCCGTGGTCAACTTTGCCGCAGAGTCGCATGTGGATCGCTCCATCAACGACCCTTCGCCCTTTGTGATCACCAACGTTGGCGGCGCGCAGAACCTCATGGAATGCGCACGACAGGCAAAGATTGAACGCTTCGTTCATGTCTCCACCGATGAAGTATATGGCACACTTGGCGCAACAGGAAAATTCACCGAATCCACGCCCATGGCGCCCAATTCGCCCTACTCTGCAAGCAAGGCCGGAGCAGACATGATGGCCCGTGCCTATTTTGAGACCTACGGATTTCCCATCCTGGTCACCCGCTGCTCCAACAACTATGGTCCCTACCAGTTCCCGGAAAAACTCATCCCCCTCCTGTTTCTCAATGCCAAAGCGGATAAACAATTGCCCGTTTACGGTGACGGCATGAATGTCCGGGACTGGATTTATGTGGACGATCACTGTCTTGGTGTGGAACTGACTCTGACCAAAGGACGCGAAGGCCAGGCGTATAACTTTGGCGGCAATGCAGAAGAGCCGAATATCACTGTGGTCAAAACCCTGCTATCCCTCTTGGGCAAGCCGGAATCATTGATCACCTACGTTACCGATCGCCCCGGGCACGACAAACGGTATGCCATGGATTATTCTCTGGCCGCAGCCGAGCTGGGGTTCGCGCCAACACTGAATTTTGCGGACGGGCTCAAGAAAACCCTGGATTGGTACGAAGCCAATACCACCTGGCTTGAACAAGTTCAAAGCGGCGAATACCGTACATTCATGGACACATGGTACGAGGAGCGCGATTGA
- the rfbD gene encoding dTDP-4-dehydrorhamnose reductase — protein sequence MNIEGQTVVILGGKTGLLGQALVKAFADAGAHPVPLSSADCDILDPLAVEIRLDKEDADILVNAAAYTQVDLAEDEEDKAFALNATAPPLLASLAARRAIPFIHYSTDFVFNGEKHTPYTEYDETSAFSAYGISKADGERGLLKLGYDRTLIVRISWLFGPGRINFVEKILSLCDDRNRLTVVNDQIGSPSYAPDIAMNTVKLIEKDATGIYHLANTGETSWHGLANTAVSLAGKDCIVAPVPTSEYPTKAVRPAYSVLDLSKFIRKTGVTPRTWEEALKEYVLIELGLQQKK from the coding sequence ATGAATATCGAAGGACAGACAGTCGTCATTCTTGGGGGCAAAACCGGCCTGCTAGGTCAAGCCCTGGTAAAGGCGTTCGCAGATGCCGGCGCACACCCGGTCCCTCTGTCCAGTGCGGACTGCGATATTCTTGATCCATTGGCAGTAGAAATACGACTCGACAAGGAAGATGCAGATATTCTGGTCAACGCGGCCGCCTACACTCAGGTGGATCTGGCCGAAGATGAGGAAGACAAAGCCTTCGCACTCAACGCTACAGCCCCGCCCCTGCTGGCTTCGCTGGCAGCGCGTCGAGCCATCCCTTTTATCCACTACAGCACGGATTTCGTGTTTAATGGGGAAAAACACACACCCTACACCGAATACGACGAAACCAGCGCATTTTCCGCGTATGGTATCAGCAAGGCGGACGGCGAACGCGGCTTGCTCAAGCTCGGCTATGACCGCACACTGATTGTTCGCATATCCTGGCTCTTCGGCCCCGGTCGAATCAATTTTGTGGAGAAAATCCTGTCTCTTTGTGATGATCGAAATCGCCTGACAGTGGTCAACGACCAGATAGGCTCCCCTTCATATGCACCAGACATCGCAATGAATACGGTCAAACTCATTGAGAAGGATGCGACCGGGATCTATCATCTTGCCAACACGGGAGAAACCTCCTGGCATGGTCTCGCCAACACGGCGGTAAGTCTTGCCGGAAAGGACTGCATCGTTGCCCCGGTTCCCACCAGCGAGTATCCCACCAAAGCAGTACGCCCGGCGTATTCCGTCCTTGATCTCTCGAAGTTCATACGAAAAACAGGCGTGACTCCCCGCACCTGGGAAGAGGCTCTCAAGGAATATGTGCTGATAGAACTCGGGTTGCAGCAGAAAAAATAG
- a CDS encoding SulP family inorganic anion transporter, whose protein sequence is MAIFKCGSCEYERDVPDKLLGKRAKCPDCGHGVTIIAAIEEEEPLFDVDFEEDEIAEEGVPLSESSGEGEPIQSIDLDHEDVTVAFTGPEDILCSECGHVLEPGTVGECPNCGAPISSVDTLPEVDESEIDVSDLAGESVPQVWDAEFDGAEESEVIEEEDPDTWRLFKGSVSLNVYAGIVSGVLGLFFVYSLSLLTSSQAGTAELLPYILGMALVGVVVGSIAFSFQSRIPFAQVAPETVLTAVLFLLVGSIHRSMVEEYTFEYILPTVLAAIVLSALFVGLCLLLLGKFKVGEYVRYIPLQIIGGVIGGVGVFVLFGAFDWIDQIGLDWSNSYTLMASFVGHFTDKSSILAIGPSLVFGLVLFVAMWRVRNSLYMLAIILVASCAGYAAGIWGGSDALRALAAPVPFVDGSAMVHPFAVFSTGWVSLDNIQWGVIKSNGLYMGALAALTVLTVMFRTTRLEIVRGRETDLNVEYRALGLTNIFSGVCGGMPVALSHGRSLGSYASGGRGPLAGIITGVVCGTGLFYADAVLPLIPRFVPEGLLIYAGLDIIRSWIFRTNTAFTRRSEIWMLRMTFLVTLGFGLLEGVGFGVALALMVSVARASHGGAVRNVLSGANHTSNVDRASAQKRTLKEFGDHIHILRLQGFLFLGSMEHLLKIVRVRLDDKNQLPVEYLVLDFKLVTGIASAAAIGFEKLRNLVAEYGFDLVITSAPLELEDHLSEIGEVGEGDGIFKVFFNLDYALEWCENRVLDAEGMLEMKKQTLPELLAPVFPEPKYIPALMKVLKREVVDTGEAVFRQGDDSNSMFFVESGRLDVELEVEGGKILRLKKVGPGAVFGEMGIYTLASRSATVRAAEKCVLYRMTLDKLDAIEARAPVLVTAINRLLINLLSERLNDANARVRDLML, encoded by the coding sequence GTGGCGATTTTCAAATGCGGTTCTTGCGAGTATGAACGAGATGTCCCTGATAAGCTGTTGGGGAAGCGGGCCAAATGTCCGGATTGTGGCCATGGGGTGACAATTATTGCTGCTATCGAGGAAGAGGAGCCGCTCTTTGACGTTGATTTCGAAGAAGACGAAATTGCAGAAGAGGGCGTACCTTTGTCCGAGTCCAGCGGTGAAGGCGAGCCCATTCAATCCATCGATCTTGACCACGAGGATGTGACGGTCGCCTTCACCGGTCCCGAGGATATCCTGTGTAGCGAGTGTGGACATGTGCTGGAGCCCGGAACTGTTGGAGAGTGTCCGAATTGCGGCGCCCCCATAAGTAGTGTCGATACGCTCCCAGAGGTTGATGAGAGCGAAATTGATGTCAGCGATCTGGCTGGCGAAAGCGTTCCGCAGGTCTGGGATGCCGAATTTGATGGCGCCGAAGAGTCTGAGGTCATTGAGGAAGAAGACCCTGATACATGGCGTCTTTTCAAAGGATCGGTTTCTCTCAATGTGTATGCCGGGATTGTGTCCGGCGTTCTCGGTCTCTTTTTTGTATACTCCTTGTCGCTGCTCACGTCGTCTCAAGCCGGAACAGCCGAGTTGCTGCCGTATATCCTGGGCATGGCCCTGGTTGGAGTCGTAGTCGGTTCCATCGCTTTTTCCTTTCAGTCGCGGATTCCCTTTGCACAGGTTGCCCCTGAAACCGTTTTGACAGCGGTCCTTTTTCTGCTTGTCGGCAGCATCCATCGCAGCATGGTGGAAGAATACACCTTCGAGTACATCCTGCCGACTGTTTTGGCGGCCATAGTACTGTCAGCTCTTTTCGTGGGGCTGTGTCTTCTTCTTTTGGGCAAATTCAAAGTCGGCGAATACGTTCGCTATATCCCTTTACAAATTATTGGCGGCGTTATCGGTGGCGTCGGCGTTTTTGTCCTTTTTGGCGCCTTTGACTGGATTGATCAGATAGGCCTGGATTGGAGCAACAGTTATACCCTGATGGCTTCATTTGTAGGACATTTTACTGACAAATCGTCCATTCTAGCCATTGGTCCGAGTCTCGTATTCGGTCTGGTTCTCTTTGTTGCAATGTGGCGTGTGCGTAATTCGCTCTATATGTTGGCCATTATTCTGGTTGCTTCCTGTGCAGGATATGCTGCCGGGATATGGGGAGGGAGTGACGCCCTGCGGGCTTTGGCAGCCCCGGTACCGTTTGTCGACGGTTCTGCCATGGTGCATCCATTCGCAGTCTTTTCAACCGGCTGGGTGTCTTTGGACAATATCCAGTGGGGTGTTATCAAATCCAATGGCCTGTACATGGGGGCGCTCGCTGCGTTGACAGTGCTGACCGTCATGTTCCGCACCACGAGGTTGGAGATCGTTCGTGGTCGTGAGACCGATCTCAATGTCGAGTACCGTGCACTTGGTTTGACCAATATTTTTTCCGGTGTGTGCGGCGGCATGCCTGTTGCCCTGTCGCATGGCAGGAGCTTGGGGAGCTATGCTTCCGGTGGTCGTGGCCCTCTTGCCGGTATCATAACCGGTGTCGTTTGCGGCACGGGGTTATTTTATGCGGATGCGGTCTTGCCTTTGATCCCCCGGTTCGTGCCCGAAGGACTGTTGATCTACGCCGGGCTTGATATCATTCGTTCCTGGATATTCCGAACCAACACGGCCTTTACCCGTCGTTCGGAAATCTGGATGCTCCGCATGACCTTTCTTGTGACACTGGGATTTGGCCTGCTTGAGGGCGTCGGTTTCGGTGTGGCCCTGGCGCTCATGGTTTCTGTGGCCCGTGCCAGCCATGGGGGAGCTGTCCGTAATGTACTCTCCGGGGCCAACCATACCAGCAATGTGGACCGTGCCTCGGCGCAGAAGCGGACGTTGAAGGAATTCGGCGATCATATCCATATCCTTCGCCTTCAGGGTTTTCTTTTCCTCGGCTCCATGGAGCATTTGCTCAAGATCGTTCGTGTACGTTTGGACGACAAGAATCAGTTGCCCGTGGAGTATCTGGTTCTCGATTTCAAGCTGGTGACCGGCATTGCTTCGGCGGCTGCGATCGGCTTTGAGAAACTGCGCAACCTGGTTGCGGAGTACGGGTTTGATCTCGTCATCACCAGTGCGCCTCTTGAGCTCGAAGATCATCTCAGCGAGATCGGTGAAGTCGGAGAGGGAGACGGAATCTTCAAGGTTTTCTTCAACCTGGATTATGCGTTGGAGTGGTGTGAAAATCGAGTCCTTGATGCTGAAGGCATGTTGGAGATGAAGAAGCAGACATTGCCTGAACTGCTGGCTCCTGTTTTTCCTGAACCCAAATATATTCCCGCCCTCATGAAGGTCTTGAAACGAGAAGTGGTGGACACCGGCGAAGCGGTTTTCAGACAGGGTGACGACTCGAACTCCATGTTTTTTGTTGAGTCCGGTCGTCTCGATGTTGAACTAGAGGTCGAGGGCGGCAAGATTCTGCGGCTCAAGAAAGTCGGGCCTGGTGCGGTGTTTGGTGAAATGGGTATCTACACGTTGGCGTCCCGTTCAGCTACCGTTCGTGCCGCCGAGAAATGCGTGTTGTATCGTATGACTCTGGACAAGTTGGATGCCATTGAGGCGCGTGCACCGGTGCTGGTTACGGCCATCAACCGGTTGTTGATCAATCTCTTGTCCGAGCGTCTGAACGACGCCAATGCCAGAGTTCGTGATTTGATGCTTTAA
- a CDS encoding glycosyltransferase: MQTHTVSIIVSDLETHPGLPRMLQSVSRQSIGLEDMEIVIIGNGSHPSSALSTWKAITGIDAVRLFTADQNANVAVARNAAAETTESDLLLFLRPDYRLDPKYMTTAFAVFEDHPNTDLMYADYIRLAPRNDRNARPGMIQLPSYRDELLQTRGFLGPAVIMTHTAWESTQGFREHSMYQDWDMWVQAALAGNEFYHVSYPLASCEHRKVSFRERAEDGRSKAMIVINNQGFFHMHTVRWALAYLRGESWSEAFGFMTIPGPMDVTRMLHDHAMKTMGTDIMAKKAIHQFDQTAINSAF, from the coding sequence ATGCAGACACACACTGTGTCCATAATCGTTTCCGACTTGGAAACCCACCCCGGCCTGCCACGTATGTTGCAGTCCGTATCCAGACAGTCCATTGGACTGGAGGATATGGAGATTGTCATCATAGGCAATGGCAGCCACCCCTCTTCCGCACTCTCCACCTGGAAGGCCATTACCGGAATTGACGCAGTACGCCTGTTTACCGCAGATCAGAATGCCAATGTTGCAGTAGCTCGCAATGCGGCGGCTGAAACAACCGAAAGCGATCTGCTCCTTTTCCTGCGCCCGGACTATCGGCTGGACCCAAAGTACATGACAACCGCCTTTGCCGTCTTTGAAGACCACCCGAATACGGACTTGATGTACGCAGACTATATTCGGCTGGCCCCGAGAAATGACCGCAACGCCCGCCCCGGCATGATACAGCTCCCCTCATACAGGGATGAGCTGCTCCAGACACGCGGATTTCTCGGCCCGGCAGTCATCATGACCCACACGGCGTGGGAATCCACTCAGGGGTTCAGGGAACACTCCATGTATCAGGATTGGGATATGTGGGTACAGGCAGCCCTTGCCGGAAATGAATTTTATCATGTGAGCTACCCGCTGGCCTCATGTGAACACCGCAAGGTCAGTTTTCGGGAGCGTGCAGAAGACGGACGCAGCAAGGCTATGATCGTCATCAACAACCAGGGCTTCTTCCATATGCACACCGTGCGCTGGGCGTTGGCCTATCTTCGCGGAGAATCCTGGTCCGAAGCCTTCGGCTTCATGACCATCCCCGGCCCAATGGATGTGACCCGCATGCTGCATGACCACGCCATGAAGACCATGGGAACAGACATCATGGCCAAGAAGGCCATACACCAGTTCGACCAGACGGCTATCAACTCCGCATTCTAA
- a CDS encoding aminotransferase class IV, which yields MVNITDSKGYLEALLAADRPGMEKVHAFYDHSVGMICTDPNVMLMPWDDHLVHRGDGVFDVMKFVDGRLYQFDQHLERIQRSCAAIFLTPPCSWEEIRELSLQVCRAGGQKTGMLRLMIGRGPGGFGLGTEECPQSSLYIVTYDMHAKPESVYEKGVTAFKTSIPAKQAYLASIKSIDYLPNVLMKREAAEKGYDYPFCFDDHEFLAEGATENVCIVNEAGKLIIPEFTNALPGTTLLRAIDLIKNEISIIFRGIREEEILLAREVIIVGTTGDAISVVRYNGKPIHDVKPGPVAKRIRALLKQDLIEYGIEL from the coding sequence GTGGTTAACATTACCGATTCCAAGGGATACCTGGAAGCCCTGCTGGCCGCAGACCGTCCGGGCATGGAGAAAGTCCATGCCTTTTACGATCACAGTGTGGGCATGATCTGCACAGATCCGAATGTCATGCTCATGCCGTGGGATGACCACCTGGTGCACCGTGGCGATGGCGTCTTTGATGTCATGAAGTTTGTGGATGGCAGGCTGTATCAATTCGATCAGCATCTTGAGCGTATCCAGCGTTCCTGTGCGGCCATTTTTCTTACGCCACCGTGTTCGTGGGAAGAGATTCGCGAATTGAGCCTTCAAGTCTGCCGAGCTGGTGGGCAGAAAACAGGCATGCTTCGGCTGATGATCGGTCGTGGTCCGGGTGGGTTTGGTCTTGGTACTGAGGAATGTCCACAGTCTTCGTTGTATATTGTTACATATGATATGCACGCCAAGCCTGAATCCGTGTACGAGAAAGGCGTCACCGCTTTCAAGACCTCGATTCCGGCCAAGCAGGCCTATCTGGCGTCGATCAAGTCCATTGACTATCTGCCCAATGTGCTCATGAAACGCGAGGCAGCAGAGAAAGGATATGACTATCCGTTTTGTTTTGACGACCATGAATTCCTGGCCGAAGGGGCCACGGAAAATGTTTGTATCGTCAATGAAGCCGGTAAGTTGATCATTCCTGAATTCACCAATGCCTTGCCGGGGACAACGCTGCTTCGAGCCATTGATCTGATCAAGAACGAAATCTCGATCATCTTCCGTGGGATACGCGAGGAGGAGATACTCCTGGCCCGTGAAGTTATCATTGTCGGCACGACCGGCGATGCCATTTCAGTGGTTCGATATAACGGCAAGCCGATCCATGACGTAAAGCCTGGTCCTGTTGCCAAACGGATTCGTGCGCTTCTCAAACAGGATTTGATTGAGTACGGAATTGAGCTGTAA
- a CDS encoding aspartate-semialdehyde dehydrogenase, whose product MSKNPVVAVCGATGAVGREMLKVLEQRDFPYSEIIPMASHRSAGKKVPFKDQELTVVELTEDSFDGVDLALFSAGGATSEKFAPIAAKAGCVVVDNSSAWRMNDDCPLVVPEVNPQDLDWHKGIIANPNCSTIQMMVALKPIHDEARIKRVVVSTYQAVSGTGQKAIEELENQVRRLMSGQPVVADVYPHQIAFNCLPQIDVFMDNGYTKEEMKMVNETVKIMGDPTIKVTATCVRVPVFYGHSESVNIETEEKLSADDVRSLLAKFPGVIVEDYPEKGAYPMAINGAGEDATYVGRIREDETIENGINMWIVSDNIRKGAALNTVQIAETLIERDLVRVP is encoded by the coding sequence ATGAGTAAGAATCCCGTAGTGGCTGTGTGCGGCGCAACCGGTGCTGTTGGTCGTGAAATGTTGAAGGTGCTGGAGCAGAGAGATTTTCCCTACAGTGAAATCATTCCCATGGCTTCTCATCGTAGCGCAGGCAAGAAAGTGCCGTTCAAGGATCAGGAACTGACTGTTGTAGAGCTGACTGAAGATTCCTTTGATGGCGTTGATCTCGCCCTTTTTTCCGCTGGCGGTGCGACTTCCGAGAAATTTGCTCCCATTGCAGCCAAGGCCGGATGTGTGGTTGTCGACAACTCGTCTGCATGGCGTATGAACGACGACTGCCCGCTGGTAGTGCCTGAAGTGAATCCGCAGGATCTCGACTGGCACAAAGGCATCATCGCCAACCCCAACTGTTCCACCATCCAGATGATGGTTGCCCTCAAGCCCATTCATGACGAGGCCCGGATCAAGCGTGTGGTTGTTTCTACATATCAGGCTGTCTCCGGCACTGGCCAGAAAGCCATCGAGGAGCTGGAAAATCAGGTCCGTCGTCTCATGTCCGGCCAGCCTGTTGTCGCTGATGTCTATCCGCATCAGATTGCCTTCAACTGCCTGCCGCAGATTGATGTGTTCATGGACAACGGATACACCAAGGAAGAGATGAAGATGGTCAATGAGACCGTCAAGATCATGGGTGATCCGACCATCAAGGTTACCGCCACCTGTGTTCGTGTGCCTGTCTTCTATGGTCACTCCGAATCCGTGAATATCGAGACTGAAGAAAAACTTTCCGCTGACGATGTTCGCTCCCTGCTGGCCAAGTTCCCCGGTGTTATTGTCGAGGACTATCCGGAGAAGGGCGCGTATCCCATGGCCATCAACGGTGCAGGGGAAGACGCTACCTATGTTGGTCGTATCCGCGAGGACGAGACCATCGAGAATGGTATCAACATGTGGATCGTGTCCGACAACATTCGCAAGGGTGCTGCCCTGAACACCGTACAGATTGCAGAGACATTGATTGAGCGCGACCTGGTTCGCGTACCCTAA
- a CDS encoding methylenetetrahydrofolate reductase, with protein sequence MRVCDLIERKSPFISLEFFPPKEKEAWPGFFDVVEEVKVLDPLFASVTYGAGGGTQDNTLEIAVRMKRDHGIEPITHLTSVGATAEKLDGFLNSLREGNIKNVLALRGDPPRGVENFDFNSQEFKHATDVIEYIGKHYPELCVGGAAYPEPHFESPSIKSDLEMVHLKVQKGAQFLVTQLFFDNRLYFDYVERLKEMGSDVPVIPGILPIMSLKSAKFILGLCGAAIPGKFLSALEKAHEEGGDDAVYELGIDFATKQSQQLIDGGAPGVHLYTLNRAKAVLEIGQNLKI encoded by the coding sequence TTGCGTGTTTGCGATCTGATTGAGAGAAAATCTCCTTTTATTTCCCTTGAGTTTTTCCCTCCAAAAGAAAAAGAGGCTTGGCCTGGTTTTTTCGATGTCGTCGAGGAGGTCAAGGTTCTTGATCCTCTATTCGCGTCCGTTACATATGGCGCCGGCGGCGGAACCCAGGACAATACTCTGGAAATTGCCGTCCGTATGAAACGGGACCACGGCATTGAGCCCATCACCCATTTGACCAGTGTGGGGGCGACGGCAGAAAAGCTGGATGGCTTTTTGAACAGTTTGCGTGAAGGGAACATCAAAAATGTTCTGGCCTTGCGCGGGGACCCGCCTCGCGGTGTCGAAAATTTTGATTTCAACTCGCAGGAATTCAAACACGCCACCGATGTAATTGAGTATATCGGTAAACATTATCCAGAGTTGTGTGTGGGAGGAGCAGCGTATCCAGAGCCCCATTTCGAATCTCCCTCCATCAAGTCCGATCTGGAAATGGTTCATTTGAAGGTGCAGAAAGGGGCGCAGTTCCTGGTTACACAGCTCTTTTTTGATAACAGGCTGTATTTTGATTATGTTGAGCGGTTGAAGGAAATGGGGTCTGATGTGCCTGTTATACCTGGCATTCTGCCCATCATGAGTCTCAAATCCGCCAAGTTCATTCTCGGCCTGTGTGGCGCAGCCATTCCGGGCAAATTCCTGAGTGCTTTGGAAAAGGCGCATGAGGAGGGCGGCGACGATGCAGTCTATGAGCTCGGCATCGACTTCGCTACCAAACAATCGCAGCAGCTCATAGATGGCGGCGCCCCTGGTGTGCATCTGTACACGCTCAATCGTGCCAAGGCAGTTCTCGAAATTGGACAGAATTTAAAGATATAG
- a CDS encoding (deoxy)nucleoside triphosphate pyrophosphohydrolase: MKATINVVAGIVWQDGLYLAAQRPEGFPMAGWWEFPGGKIEPNEPREAALVREFQEELDITPTEYTFWRELEHEYDKYHVRLHFFHIHKYSGELKSLENQRTAWVDPKTPPTLEFLPADIAIVEALHI; the protein is encoded by the coding sequence ATGAAGGCGACTATCAATGTTGTGGCAGGCATCGTGTGGCAGGATGGACTGTACCTGGCTGCACAGCGTCCCGAAGGCTTCCCCATGGCTGGCTGGTGGGAGTTTCCTGGGGGCAAGATTGAGCCGAACGAACCTCGCGAAGCCGCATTGGTGCGGGAATTCCAGGAAGAGCTGGATATTACTCCCACAGAATATACCTTCTGGCGTGAGCTTGAACATGAATATGACAAGTATCATGTTCGATTGCATTTTTTTCATATCCACAAGTATTCCGGTGAATTGAAGAGCTTGGAGAACCAACGGACCGCGTGGGTTGACCCGAAGACTCCCCCCACACTTGAGTTCCTGCCTGCCGATATTGCCATTGTGGAAGCGTTGCACATATAG